One Roseomonas sp. OT10 DNA segment encodes these proteins:
- a CDS encoding alpha/beta fold hydrolase translates to MPEPLLLLPGTLCDDRLWDPLRERLAHPAVVMPSLRGAATAPAMAARLLREAPPRFALAGFSLGGIVALEMAAQAPERITRLAILSGNARPDPAENAPRRWALLEAMEREGVRPVLERTLWPSYVAAARQDDAALRRLVGDMAEALGTGVLREQTGMVIHRADSRPRLSALAMPVLAVTGEEDALCPPDRSEEIAAVAPRGRAVILPGTGHFAPLEAPEALAAALSDWLARPSLAMAEARP, encoded by the coding sequence ATGCCTGAGCCGCTGCTCCTGCTGCCGGGCACGCTCTGCGACGACCGGCTGTGGGACCCGCTGCGCGAGCGGCTGGCGCACCCGGCGGTGGTGATGCCTTCGCTGCGCGGGGCGGCGACGGCCCCCGCCATGGCGGCGCGGCTGCTGCGGGAGGCGCCGCCACGCTTCGCCCTGGCCGGCTTCTCGCTCGGCGGGATCGTGGCGCTGGAGATGGCGGCGCAGGCGCCGGAGCGGATCACGCGGCTCGCCATCCTCTCCGGCAATGCCCGCCCCGACCCGGCGGAGAACGCGCCACGCCGCTGGGCGCTGCTGGAGGCGATGGAGCGCGAGGGGGTGCGCCCGGTGCTGGAGCGCACGCTCTGGCCCTCCTACGTCGCCGCCGCGCGCCAGGACGATGCGGCGCTGCGCCGGCTGGTGGGCGACATGGCGGAGGCGCTGGGCACCGGGGTGCTGCGCGAGCAGACGGGCATGGTCATCCACCGCGCCGACAGCCGCCCGCGCCTGTCCGCCCTCGCCATGCCGGTGCTGGCCGTGACGGGGGAGGAGGACGCGCTCTGCCCGCCCGACCGCAGCGAGGAGATCGCCGCGGTCGCGCCGCGCGGGCGTGCGGTCATTCTGCCCGGTACCGGACATTTCGCGCCGCTGGAGGCGCCGGAAGCCCTGGCGGCGGCGCTGTCGGACTGGCTGGCCAGGCCGTCTCTGGCCATGGCGGAGGCACGGCCGTGA